A window of the Polaribacter sp. HaHaR_3_91 genome harbors these coding sequences:
- a CDS encoding NAD(P)/FAD-dependent oxidoreductase — MKDYIIIGAGQSGLAIAYHLAKQNANFLIVDANKETGEPWLKRWDSLKLFTPSEFNSLPGMEFPHKKGHYANKYEVADYLKAYVFKFNIPIEFNQRVNSLKKVDGIFILKSENKTFEAKNVIIATGPFHKPFTPSCHKKISKDILQIHSEHYKSPDQLQEGATLVVGAGDSGVQILNEISKAKKKVYFSGKTDIVSLPQELLGKTLWWWFSKVGFLTANKYSFIGKKLSNSGQPVIGTDVKTLFKKENITCVGRTLDANNDTIIFEKQKVNDIKNIVWATGFKPNFNWIENIQLNENQYPKNYRGVSDMEGLYFIGLPWLYTRGSATLGGVKKDAKYLCNYIAKQQKRQTKTD; from the coding sequence ATGAAGGATTATATAATTATAGGAGCAGGACAATCTGGACTTGCAATTGCGTATCATTTGGCCAAACAAAATGCTAATTTTTTAATTGTTGATGCAAATAAAGAAACCGGCGAACCTTGGTTAAAAAGATGGGATTCTCTAAAATTATTTACGCCTTCTGAATTCAATAGTTTACCGGGAATGGAATTTCCTCATAAAAAAGGACATTATGCTAACAAATATGAAGTTGCTGATTATTTAAAAGCGTATGTCTTTAAGTTTAATATTCCCATTGAATTTAACCAACGCGTAAATTCTTTAAAAAAAGTGGATGGTATTTTCATTTTAAAAAGTGAAAACAAAACTTTTGAAGCAAAAAATGTAATTATTGCTACTGGTCCGTTTCACAAGCCTTTTACACCGAGTTGTCATAAAAAAATATCCAAAGATATTTTACAGATTCATAGTGAACATTATAAAAGTCCAGATCAATTACAAGAAGGTGCAACTTTGGTAGTTGGCGCAGGAGATTCTGGCGTACAAATTTTAAATGAAATTTCTAAAGCAAAGAAAAAGGTTTACTTTTCTGGTAAGACAGATATTGTTTCGCTACCGCAAGAACTTTTAGGAAAAACACTTTGGTGGTGGTTTAGTAAAGTCGGTTTTTTAACGGCGAATAAATATTCTTTTATCGGAAAAAAACTAAGTAACAGCGGTCAGCCAGTTATTGGTACAGATGTAAAAACTTTATTTAAAAAAGAAAATATTACTTGTGTTGGTAGAACTTTAGATGCAAATAACGACACCATCATTTTTGAAAAACAAAAAGTAAACGATATTAAAAATATTGTTTGGGCAACCGGTTTTAAACCTAACTTTAATTGGATTGAAAACATCCAATTAAATGAAAATCAATACCCTAAAAACTACAGAGGTGTTAGCGACATGGAGGGTTTGTATTTTATTGGTTTGCCATGGCTCTACACAAGAGGTTCTGCTACTTTGGGAGGCGTAAAAAAAGACGCTAAGTATTTATGCAATTATATTGCTAAACAACAAAAGAGGCAGACTAAAACAGATTAA
- a CDS encoding prolyl oligopeptidase family protein → MKNKLIIPILFASAIFVSCNKEIKQKNTDLKYPETTKKPVIDSLFGTAVVDNYRWLEDDRSKETEAWVKAENEVTFDYLNKIPYREQLKERLSELWNYEKVGTPFIEGDYTYFSKNNGLQNQSVIYRTKGDSEPEVFLDPNNFSDDGTTSLGSLSFTKDGSIAAYAISEGGSDWRKIIIMDAESKTIKEDTLVDVKFSGISWYKNEGFYYSSYDKPEGSELSAKTDQHKLYYHQLGTSQKDDVVVFGEKASEKHRYVGGNVSEDNEYLFISASVSTSGNKLFFKELSKPNSPLVTILDHTDSDTYPIENIGSKVYLVTNLNAPNKKVVTVDVTNPTSENWKDFIPETENVLSLNSGASYFFATYMVDAVSKVLQYDFDGKLIREVKLPGIGTAGGFGGKTAAKELYFSFTNYSTPGSSYKFNPEDGTYESYWKPSIAFNADAYTSKQVFYTSKDGTKVPMIITHKKGVELNGKNPTILYGYGGFNVSLTPSFSISNAVWMEQGGVYAVPNLRGGGEYGKKWHDAGTQLKKQNVFDDFIAAAEYLISEKYTSSEFLAIRGGSNGGLLVGATMTQRPELMKVALPAVGVLDMLRYHTFTAGAGWAYDYGTADDNKEMFEYLKGYSPVHNVKEGVQYPATLVTTGDHDDRVVPAHSFKFAAELQAKQSGDNPTLIRIETNAGHGAGTPVAKTIEQYADIFGFTLFNMGFKQLPNPISAKIKS, encoded by the coding sequence ATGAAAAATAAATTAATCATTCCTATTTTATTTGCAAGTGCAATTTTTGTTTCTTGTAACAAAGAAATTAAACAAAAAAATACCGATTTGAAATACCCAGAAACCACTAAAAAACCAGTAATAGATTCACTTTTTGGAACCGCTGTTGTAGATAATTATAGATGGTTAGAAGATGATAGAAGTAAAGAAACCGAAGCTTGGGTAAAAGCAGAAAACGAGGTTACTTTCGATTACTTAAATAAGATTCCGTACAGAGAACAATTAAAGGAACGTTTGTCTGAATTATGGAATTATGAAAAAGTAGGTACCCCTTTTATAGAAGGCGATTACACGTATTTTTCTAAAAATAACGGATTGCAAAATCAGAGTGTTATTTACAGAACCAAAGGAGATTCTGAACCAGAAGTTTTCTTAGACCCAAATAATTTTTCTGATGACGGAACTACTTCTTTAGGCTCGTTAAGTTTTACTAAAGATGGGTCAATTGCTGCCTATGCAATTTCTGAAGGAGGTTCTGATTGGCGTAAAATTATTATAATGGATGCCGAGTCTAAAACGATTAAAGAAGACACCTTAGTAGATGTAAAATTCTCAGGAATCTCATGGTATAAAAACGAAGGTTTTTATTATTCTAGTTACGATAAACCTGAGGGAAGTGAGTTGTCTGCAAAAACCGACCAACACAAATTGTATTATCATCAATTAGGAACATCTCAAAAAGATGATGTTGTGGTTTTTGGTGAAAAGGCATCAGAAAAACACCGTTATGTTGGTGGAAATGTTTCTGAAGATAATGAATACCTTTTTATCTCTGCAAGTGTATCAACATCTGGTAATAAGTTGTTTTTTAAAGAGCTGTCTAAACCAAATAGTCCTTTGGTAACTATTTTAGATCATACAGACAGTGATACCTATCCGATAGAAAATATTGGAAGTAAAGTGTATTTGGTAACAAACTTAAACGCGCCAAATAAAAAGGTAGTAACTGTTGATGTTACAAATCCAACATCAGAAAACTGGAAAGATTTTATTCCGGAAACAGAAAATGTATTGAGTTTAAATTCTGGCGCAAGTTATTTCTTTGCAACGTATATGGTAGATGCTGTTTCTAAAGTATTGCAATACGATTTTGATGGAAAATTAATTAGAGAAGTAAAATTACCAGGAATTGGAACTGCCGGTGGTTTTGGAGGAAAAACAGCAGCGAAAGAATTGTATTTTTCTTTTACCAATTACAGTACGCCAGGTTCATCATACAAATTTAACCCAGAAGACGGAACGTATGAATCTTATTGGAAGCCTTCAATAGCTTTTAATGCGGATGCATATACAAGTAAACAAGTTTTTTATACCTCTAAAGACGGAACAAAAGTTCCGATGATTATCACGCATAAAAAAGGAGTGGAGTTAAATGGTAAGAATCCGACTATCTTATATGGTTATGGAGGTTTTAATGTGAGTTTAACACCTTCTTTTAGTATTTCAAACGCAGTTTGGATGGAACAAGGTGGTGTGTATGCAGTTCCTAATTTACGTGGTGGTGGAGAATATGGTAAAAAATGGCACGATGCAGGTACGCAACTAAAAAAACAAAATGTGTTTGATGATTTTATTGCGGCGGCAGAATACTTAATTTCAGAAAAATATACCTCTTCAGAGTTTTTAGCTATTCGTGGTGGTTCTAACGGCGGATTATTAGTTGGTGCAACTATGACGCAAAGACCCGAATTAATGAAGGTTGCTTTACCTGCAGTGGGTGTTTTAGATATGTTGCGTTACCATACATTTACTGCTGGAGCAGGATGGGCGTATGATTACGGTACTGCAGATGATAACAAAGAAATGTTTGAATATTTAAAAGGATATTCGCCAGTACATAATGTAAAAGAAGGTGTGCAATATCCGGCAACTTTAGTAACTACCGGAGATCATGATGATAGAGTTGTGCCTGCACATAGTTTTAAATTTGCAGCAGAATTACAAGCAAAACAAAGTGGAGATAATCCTACATTAATTAGAATAGAAACCAATGCAGGCCATGGTGCCGGAACACCTGTTGCAAAAACCATTGAGCAATATGCAGATATTTTTGGTTTTACACTATTCAATATGGGGTTTAAGCAGTTACCAAATCCGATATCGGCTAAAATTAAATCTTAG
- a CDS encoding PadR family transcriptional regulator, protein MGNQKLYKGSLQTIILKLLASNDKMYGYEITQHVKELTKGELKITEGALYPALHKLEADGLLDVEVAKVGNRLRKYYKLTESGTKETANKLEEMQEFLKTMQQLVNPKFSLE, encoded by the coding sequence ATGGGAAATCAGAAGTTATATAAAGGGTCTTTACAAACCATTATTTTAAAGTTGTTAGCAAGTAACGATAAAATGTATGGTTATGAAATTACCCAACACGTAAAAGAATTGACCAAAGGTGAATTAAAAATTACCGAAGGTGCTTTGTATCCTGCATTGCACAAACTAGAAGCCGATGGTTTATTAGACGTTGAAGTTGCAAAAGTTGGTAACCGGCTTAGAAAATATTATAAGCTTACTGAAAGTGGCACCAAAGAAACTGCTAACAAGTTAGAAGAAATGCAAGAGTTTTTAAAAACGATGCAACAATTGGTGAATCCTAAATTTAGTTTGGAGTAA
- the trxA gene encoding thioredoxin — MTENLTKETFLEKVFNFEESQEWKFKGDKPALIDFYADWCGPCKAIAPVLEVLSEEYEGKIDIYKIDTEAEQELSAAFGIRSIPSMLFCPAEGEPQMANGALPKAELERIIAEVLKVEK; from the coding sequence ATGACAGAAAACTTAACAAAAGAAACTTTCTTAGAAAAGGTTTTTAATTTTGAAGAAAGCCAAGAATGGAAATTTAAAGGAGACAAACCAGCATTAATCGATTTTTATGCAGATTGGTGCGGACCATGTAAAGCTATAGCACCTGTTTTAGAGGTTTTATCTGAAGAATACGAAGGTAAAATTGATATTTACAAAATAGACACCGAAGCTGAACAAGAATTATCTGCAGCATTCGGAATTAGAAGTATACCTTCTATGTTATTTTGTCCTGCAGAAGGAGAACCACAAATGGCAAACGGAGCTTTACCAAAAGCAGAACTAGAACGCATTATTGCAGAGGTGTTAAAAGTAGAAAAGTAA